The bacterium genome includes a window with the following:
- the sucC gene encoding ADP-forming succinate--CoA ligase subunit beta, translated as MKIHEYQAKEIFKKYGITVPKEKVCFSVDEVVAASKEIGLPCVIKAQVMVGGRGKAGGIQVARNDNEVKDYATRILSMQIKGIPVKKVLVSEAIGIAHESYLGFVVDRSEKKTVVMACKEGGVEIEEVARQKPEAIYKVYADPLVGLLEHKAREVGWFLYDDVKTAMECAGIVQKLYRLFIDLDASIAEINPLVVDKTGRLIALDAKINFDDNGLFRHPDVEAMRDRESEDENELLARERDLTYIRLNGSIGCVVNGAGLAMATMDLVKHVGGEPANFLDIGGSSSPEKVKNALEILIKDKNVKVIFFNIFGGITRCDDVANGILQAKEALKLKQPIVARLTGTNEDKAMEILKTANLVFARTMEEGAKKAIELLK; from the coding sequence TTGAAAATACACGAATACCAGGCAAAAGAAATCTTTAAAAAATACGGAATTACGGTACCGAAAGAAAAAGTTTGCTTTTCGGTCGACGAGGTGGTCGCGGCTTCCAAGGAGATCGGCCTGCCCTGCGTGATTAAGGCACAGGTAATGGTAGGCGGCAGAGGCAAAGCCGGCGGCATCCAGGTCGCCAGGAACGATAATGAAGTAAAGGATTATGCGACCAGGATCCTGAGCATGCAGATCAAAGGGATCCCGGTTAAAAAGGTCCTGGTTTCCGAGGCCATCGGGATCGCGCACGAGTCGTACCTTGGGTTCGTTGTCGACCGCAGCGAGAAGAAGACCGTGGTCATGGCGTGCAAAGAAGGCGGCGTGGAGATCGAAGAGGTCGCCCGGCAAAAGCCGGAAGCGATCTACAAGGTCTATGCCGACCCGCTGGTGGGATTGCTCGAGCACAAAGCGCGCGAAGTCGGGTGGTTCCTGTACGATGATGTCAAGACCGCCATGGAATGCGCGGGCATTGTCCAGAAACTGTACCGGTTATTCATTGACCTCGACGCCTCGATCGCCGAGATCAATCCCCTGGTGGTCGATAAAACCGGGCGTCTGATCGCGCTCGACGCTAAGATCAATTTCGACGATAACGGGCTTTTCCGCCATCCTGATGTCGAGGCGATGCGCGACCGCGAAAGCGAGGATGAAAATGAATTGCTCGCGCGGGAACGCGACCTTACTTACATCCGGCTGAACGGATCGATCGGATGCGTGGTCAACGGCGCGGGACTGGCCATGGCGACCATGGACCTGGTGAAACACGTGGGCGGAGAACCGGCGAATTTCCTCGATATCGGCGGTTCCTCATCCCCGGAAAAAGTAAAGAACGCGCTGGAGATCCTGATCAAGGACAAGAACGTAAAAGTGATATTCTTCAATATTTTCGGCGGGATCACTCGGTGCGATGATGTCGCCAATGGCATACTGCAGGCGAAAGAAGCTTTGAAGCTCAAGCAGCCGATCGTTGCCCGGCTGACCGGCACGAATGAAGACAAGGCGATGGAAATCCTCAAAACCGCGAATCTTGTTTTCGCACGGACCATGGAAGAGGGTGCGAAAAAAGCGATTGAGCTTTTAAAATAG
- a CDS encoding SLC13 family permease, producing MNLDQILAVAIFLAMFISIMFDKWHRYLSALGGAVLTLVLVFRNLSGISWVLNFQEIFKGCFWIIRGAKCEVSHGVNWQTIIFIGGMMIMIEGLEMVGFFRWLCFLVAKIVKYKVLPVFVAFFLLSGFLAMFIDSITVLLFLSSVTIELAHLLKFNPIPMIIAEIFAANTGGSATMSGDPPNIIIGTSLNYSFFDFLLNTGAIAWICMIVALVYFYLVFRKKLRAEPVAGIKHPQPASAIKNKPLFFVYACVFLTVIALLVTHNKTGITVASIGCIAAFLILIIAFKKSMIVLKQFDWRTILFFVGLFICVGGLEHTGVLKLLADFIGRVSGENAILVVSLILWVSAFASSVVDNIPFAATMVPVIAGLANNGMPLGPLAWSLALGADIGGNGTPIGASANVVGLARAEEEGHRIGWLEYCKYAMPAMILVVLLCNIYLIIRYF from the coding sequence ATGAACCTTGACCAGATCCTTGCCGTCGCCATATTCCTGGCGATGTTTATCAGCATCATGTTCGATAAATGGCACCGCTACCTGTCGGCTCTGGGTGGCGCAGTACTCACCCTGGTTTTGGTTTTCCGCAATCTAAGCGGCATAAGCTGGGTGCTCAATTTCCAGGAGATCTTTAAGGGGTGTTTCTGGATCATCCGCGGCGCGAAATGCGAGGTATCGCATGGCGTCAACTGGCAGACGATCATCTTTATCGGCGGCATGATGATCATGATCGAGGGCCTGGAAATGGTCGGATTTTTCAGGTGGCTCTGCTTCCTGGTTGCCAAGATCGTCAAGTACAAGGTGCTTCCGGTTTTCGTCGCTTTTTTTCTTCTCTCCGGTTTCCTGGCGATGTTCATCGACAGCATCACGGTCCTGCTATTCCTGTCTTCGGTCACCATCGAACTGGCTCACCTGCTCAAATTCAATCCGATCCCCATGATCATCGCGGAGATCTTCGCCGCTAATACCGGCGGCAGCGCGACTATGTCGGGCGATCCGCCGAATATCATCATCGGCACTTCACTGAATTATTCTTTTTTTGATTTTCTTTTAAACACCGGCGCGATCGCCTGGATCTGTATGATCGTGGCGCTCGTGTACTTCTATCTGGTATTCCGCAAGAAGCTCAGGGCTGAACCGGTTGCCGGCATCAAACATCCTCAGCCCGCATCGGCGATCAAAAATAAACCGCTTTTCTTTGTTTATGCGTGCGTTTTCCTGACCGTGATCGCCCTGCTGGTTACTCATAATAAGACCGGCATCACAGTGGCGTCCATTGGATGCATCGCAGCTTTTTTAATTCTGATCATCGCCTTCAAGAAGAGCATGATAGTCCTGAAGCAATTTGACTGGCGGACGATCTTGTTCTTTGTCGGCCTGTTCATCTGTGTTGGCGGTCTTGAGCATACCGGCGTGCTGAAATTGCTGGCTGATTTCATCGGCCGGGTATCAGGCGAAAACGCCATCCTGGTGGTTTCCCTGATCCTGTGGGTATCGGCGTTCGCTTCATCGGTGGTCGACAATATCCCGTTCGCGGCAACCATGGTCCCGGTCATCGCCGGGCTTGCCAACAACGGCATGCCGCTCGGACCATTGGCCTGGTCCCTGGCCCTGGGTGCGGATATCGGGGGTAACGGCACGCCGATTGGCGCGTCCGCCAATGTCGTGGGTTTAGCACGGGCCGAAGAGGAAGGACACCGCATCGGTTGGCTTGAGTATTGCAAGTACGCAATGCCAGCAATGATACTGGTCGTATTGCTGTGCAACATTTACCTGATAATCAGGTATTTTTAA
- a CDS encoding patatin-like phospholipase family protein → MKLGIALGGGGAKGLAHIGVLEVLEEHGIRPSSIAGTSIGSIIGAVYCLHGIAENLRVTAKKIIGSDEFKELGLDRFYTRETNILARFKKELFEKLYFGTLLFKQSHLHNEIARKFFNNIFGDKTFGDCRIKFSCSALDIETGNEVVFRTGPLSTAVQASCAIPGIFPPYVHDDALLVDGGFTTNIPIEAVKGSGARTVIAVYLGDRPKFTGEPNTGYRIGQRTQSFIKYHLDQNLLQRADLTINPDVDDFHWADFSSFDILVERGRVAALNSLGQLKKMRSWLYFLRRRFFTSK, encoded by the coding sequence ATGAAACTTGGAATCGCACTGGGCGGCGGAGGCGCCAAAGGTCTGGCTCATATCGGCGTCCTGGAGGTGCTTGAAGAACACGGTATCAGACCATCGTCTATCGCGGGCACTTCGATCGGCAGTATCATTGGCGCGGTCTATTGCCTTCACGGAATCGCGGAAAATTTGAGGGTGACCGCCAAAAAGATCATTGGATCTGATGAATTCAAAGAACTCGGGCTGGATCGATTCTATACCAGGGAAACCAATATTCTCGCGCGTTTTAAAAAGGAATTGTTTGAAAAACTGTATTTCGGCACGCTCCTGTTCAAGCAGTCCCATCTGCATAACGAAATTGCCCGCAAATTCTTTAACAATATCTTCGGCGATAAAACATTCGGCGATTGCCGCATTAAGTTCTCGTGCAGTGCCCTGGATATTGAAACCGGCAATGAGGTCGTCTTTAGGACCGGGCCGCTGAGCACTGCGGTGCAGGCAAGCTGCGCCATACCCGGTATCTTTCCGCCGTATGTTCATGACGACGCGCTGCTGGTCGACGGAGGGTTCACGACTAATATCCCCATCGAAGCCGTCAAAGGATCGGGTGCCCGGACGGTCATCGCGGTTTACCTGGGTGACCGGCCCAAGTTCACGGGCGAGCCGAATACCGGATACCGTATAGGCCAGCGCACGCAGTCGTTCATCAAATACCATCTCGACCAGAACCTGCTGCAGCGGGCTGATCTTACCATCAATCCCGATGTTGACGACTTTCACTGGGCAGATTTTTCTTCCTTTGATATCCTGGTGGAAAGGGGCCGCGTGGCGGCATTGAACAGTCTGGGGCAGCTGAAAAAAATGAGATCCTGGTTGTACTTCCTGCGCCGGCGTTTTTTTACAAGTAAATAA